The Quercus robur chromosome 3, dhQueRobu3.1, whole genome shotgun sequence DNA segment TTCTTTGCATGTGAAACATGACTCTTCCCTCGAGATTTACTTTTACTGGTATGAGTTgtgtgcacacttccctcacggcCCCCTCTCTGTTCGTGGCTCCTGAGTGGATTGCCATGCTGGGAACCCTTGATTTTGCTTAATGTAGATCAACATCTATCTGATGTGGTTCTACTACTGCTTGGTGTGGACCTGCCTCCTCCATCGTGAACGTTGTAACCGAATCTCCTTTAGACTAGATCAAGCTCTTctcacaaacggcgccaattgtaagtaCTAAAATTGGATTGGTCCCAAAACAGGATTGGGCTCAAACCCAAGCAgcctaaacaataaatttgtagaacgtggatggaagaactagatctattttagaagaaaaacgactaaatttggtaatttaagaTTGTTAGACACAAGTAAGATTAGAAAATCTATCCTCAGAATAGCTCAAAGAGTTTGTATTATATTGTCTTGTTGAACAATAAAGTTATACAAGAGTCACAGTCTTGTTCTTAGATCATCCTTTTACTTTTTCTCATCCTCTCCCTCTTTAGTACATCTTTCCATGTTATATATTCCAGTCTTGGTTTCGCCCCTACCACATACGTGTAGATTAGATTCGAGGaactccttcctgtcccatctagcacttcccagaaccatcaactagtagctgtaaggctactTAATCACTGTTCaagcatcacttccacattaatgcgatcagagagttggttgaaagtcatttaatgcggaggtagcagctttttgaagatatttgttgtcTTTCTCCTTTCTTATCCATTGTCCGACATCTAACTCTTAGTGATGATGTAACTCTAAAGTAAGTCCATGATAATATGACACTCGAATTAACCTCAAACACATGTTGCCGAGATGGCTTTTATCCTCGGACGCTTGTTGGACTTATCTCATATTATCTCTACTCCACTCTTCACTCTGGTCTCCTTATAATCTTATCtgggcctcctcggatggtCTAACGTCCTCAAATcgggccataggcccagttagTACTGCCTGAACAGTACTTCCTGATTAACTGGGCCCCACAGTGATGTAATGAAGGTGACATAATATAtttggttattttaaattacgataatattaaaaaaattaaatgaaccaAACACCGTAATGTGACATTAAATTAATGTGCACCACATCAAAAGTTTTGATAAATACAATAGAAGGCAAGTTTCATCATTtgttttaaactattttatgaTCTATTATAATCTCtactttttaatataaaaaagttgGTCTTACACGATGTAAATTCTGACATgtaccttaaattttttttttattcatttacatttaccatcaattttcttattcaattttgattatatattgaaatattttctttagtgGCCAGAAAAGCTTcaataaaattgtgtataaatattattgggaaggaaattttcaCGAGAGAGAAGGCTATATTATTCTTCTAGTCAACTTGAAAACAATGTGGCTTCACTGCAATTCATATCAGCTTCAGATGAAAGTTGCAATCTTGCTTTCTTCAAATGCAAATTTAAAGAATccaacatcatatatataagCCTGCCTTCGGGATGATCTCTATGTTCAACCGTAAATATATGAGTCTTCCCTTTTACTTGAACGAGGCTTTGTCCAGGAGATTTTCTCACTTTGTTAGATTTCATCATTGTTCTTATTGCCGCAACCCCATCCCACCTTCCTTTTGATGCATATATGTTAGCCATCTCCGCATATGGAACGGCCACCTGGGGCTCCAATTCAAAGAGACGATGCGACACATAttcaccaatctctacattACAGTGAACCTTGCAAGCACCAAGCAATGCACCCCATATGCCCGCATCAGGATTGATAGGCATGAGGTGAATGAACTCCAGTGCTTCCTTTAGTTTTCCTCTTCGTCCAAGAAGATCTACCATACAGGAATAATGGTCTACTCCAGgacttatattatattttctagtcATCATACCAAAGTACTCCCACCCTTTCTCAAGCAAACCTCCATGACTACAAGCTTGAAGAGCAGCAAGAAATGTAATGTGATTTGGTTTCAATCCCAACTCCACCATTTGAGAGAAAAGGTTCAAAGCTTCTGTAAATTCTCCATTTAAAGCACAACCTGCAATCATAGTTGTCCAAGAGACAAGACTTCTCATAGGAATGGCATAGAAGAGATCTCGAGCATCATTTATACAACCACACTTTGCATACATGTCAATGAATGCATTGCAAATGATTAGATTATCTTTTAATCCATTTGAAATAGAATAGTTATCAATCCATTTTCCAAGCTCAAGTGCCCCTATTTGTCCACAACCTGAGATCAAAGAAAGCATGGTAACTAAATCTGGTATATCACCAGCGGCTTCCATGGCAGTAAACAAGGTCAATGCCTCATTCATATCCCCTTTTTCAGCATAACCACTAATCATAACAGTCCATGAAACACAAGTTCTATCAGACATGCTGTCAAACAAAAATCTTGCAGAATCCACATCTCCACACTTGGAGTACATAGAGACAAGAGTATTGACCACACATATATAGAGATCACAACCCAATTTGATTCCATGAGAATGAATCAGCATACCTTGAAATAGTGCCTCTGGTTGCACACATGATGAAAGTAGGCTAACAATGGTGCTTAAATCAGGTCTAAATCCTTCATGCAGCATGCATTTGTAATAATTAACAGCGCCAAAGAAATTCGCAAAATTTGCACACCCTGCAATCATGGAGTTCCAGGAGACAACAGTCCTTGTAACTATGTCAATTTCATTAAATACCACCTCTGCCAACCCCAAGTCACCGCATTTGGCATACGCAGCAATCCAAGTGTTAGCAAGCAGAACATCAACATCTATGCCAATTTGAATTGCAAACGAATGAAGTGATTTCACCAATTTCAAACTCTTTGTATGCAAAACTGCCCGAGTTAACCCCATAACTGTAACCGAGTCAGGCTGAATCCCTGAAAACCTCATATCATGCAAAAGATGTGACACTCTATCAAGAAAACCCGATTGAGCAAACCCATGAAGTATTGCATTCCAAGAAGCCACATCCCTCATGGACATCCTCACAAACAAATTGTACGCATCATCTAACTGATTGCATTTGACATACATGTCAACCATTGCTGTCTGGACAAAGACATCGGACCAAAATGGAGATTTCATGACATGGCTGTGAATGATTTGGGAACATTTGAAATTGGAGACCTTGGTACACGCTTTTGCTAGAAAGGGGAATGTCCAATTGTTTGGTTCCACGCCATTTTGCTTCATTTGACAGAAGAGAGTGAGGGCTTTGTGAGCATAACCATGGTTCACAGCTTCTCTGATGCTGGAGTTCCATTGACTGATGGTTGAGAAATTCAAAAACTGGTTGAGAAAGGGAGTAACAGGATGTTTGACCATTTCTCATTGTTTTGGTGGTGCAGAAAGATTAATGTGGAACACAACTGTGATGATGCACTTTCTCTTGGACCCTGCTTACAGCCATATAATGATAGAATTAAAATGAATTCACATAGATAGAATTCCAATTAAAAGATTTGCAACTTCAATTCACCTGCTTGAAATAAACAGGAAATCaacaaaattcaattcaattaatTACATTTCAACATCAAtgctaattttataaaaataccTTCTGATACTGAAATCAATATAGGTTTTCACAACATACTAATTTTGAAATActataatttcattaaaaaaaaaagggtctgtTTGTGTTactttattgatttatttatttatttttttgggaaggggggggggggggggtggtatgcataatatttttaatcatACCACAAGTTCTctgctgaattttttttcccaccaaccactcaacaaatttttcatCCAAGATAATAGTAACTCAAAGAATTGGATTCCAGCTTTAAGCCTTTTGCTAAGACTATTAAGCTACAAAGAAGTCTTTGAATAAGTTGAACAAGAAGGtgaattcaacaaaatactcAAAGAATTATTCACTATGAAACAAAATTTGGATAGGCTGTCAGCCATTGTTCTCGATAAAATTTCTGTTGAAACCACCATTGATCAAGACCctaaatcattaaaataatgtTCAGGTTCTGCCCATATGTTTCCCTCAAGCTCAATgtctttttcttccttaaatTCCTATGGACCAAGCACTAGCCAGGTGCCCCCACAGCAAACAAAATCCAATGTTGGGTTCACACATTAAGATGCTGGCTTTATGAAAAGAATCAGCCTTATCATCCACCATTACTCTGGTCTCAAGAAGAAGATTGGTTGATATGGATAGGGATATTAAATTAGAAGTtagtgagatatatatatatatatatatatatattttccattaGAACAACTGGTGAACTTTGTCACAAGCCACAACACTCTACGATGCATAATCAGTGACTGGAAGATAGACTGGTGTGAAAACTGTGACCCAAGAGGATCCAGAGTATTTGGATCCCCAAAAGTGAATCTCATGGTGAATATTTAACTATGGATACATTCCCTTCACTGAGGGACTTATCTTGGAGTGACCACTTACTTTtacaaatgataaaatttaagaaaaattcttaaaaacTATATTAATCCACAAAAATCACATTGATATGTCGCTTAATAAAGTGACAAAATCACAAAAGATAGCTATCAAAGTTTAGCGACATCACATGAAGCTAGAACAAGGACGCTGATAATACGCCTCATCTCATCCAACCCAAAATCTTCTTCTCTCATTATCTGTAGACTTAACAAGGACAACATTTAGACATCAATTATGCAAAGAGAGTTGTTCCTTTTAGAAAGCAAAGtgtgcttcttctttttaattaaattaaatcaatttATAAAGTATCACCACCATACAGCGGAAGAGAGAAATAAGTTTCTCATAATCAAGCAATCGGCAAACAACATCAGATATTTCGAAAAGagaccaaattaaaaataaacagagagagatagaatTTTACTTGTTCGGACTTGTATGTAACCACACGGCAGATCAGCGACAAGAACGTGGCGGCCAACACCAGTGCTGTAGTGTGGGTGAGTCACTTCAAAGCCGTTGCCCGTGGCTTCCTTGTTAGAGATCGTACCAGGCTTGGCCCTTGTTGAAGGAAGAGACAGAGAGATGAGGGGCTTTGTGTGAGGTAAAGGAACAAGAAAGAGGGTTTAGACTGTTAGAGAGACATAGAAAATGTTTTACtagtgttttaacttttaatggtcaaacaaaaaaaaaaacattttttttttttttttgataacatcaAACTTTTATTAAACAGAAGAAAACATTACATCGTGATGAAGAGCTTGTTCTAAAAAACAAGGATTCTCTTCTATCCAAACCATAAAGTCAACAATACTAATAGCATGTTTTGCagatataaacttttttataaaaatttttataatttgttgatgtctgtgatttttatttttatttttataaatgtaatgagtgattattggtaaatagaaaaatgatattattagTAGGCCCAAATAAGAATTAGTAAGaagtttaaaaagtaaaaaagttatattagtAATGTGTTCATACAAGACCTAATAAAAACTTACTACAAcactatcataaaaaaaaaaattatattataagtTTGGGTAAATTACACTAACCTACTATGAGGTTTGGAGTAATACCAAACACATCCAAAAGTTTTATAAAATGACTAATTTGGTCCTTAAATACTAACATTGTGTTATGccgtttttctcttctttgccCTGAACATAAACACCACCTCATTCACTCGCTCTCAAGCTCAAACCAGTATCAAAGGATATTCATGATGTTaggctaaaaattaaaaaaaataaaataaacattgttCACATGTGTGAGCATGTGAGTTAGTTTTCCACTAAATGGTGACTTGAGGGGGCTGGATCTTGATCAATGCAAACCATGgcccaaataaacaaaacttgCAAGGcctattataatagaaaatatcacaataaactCAATTTGGAGGTCATGGTCACATAACTAAAGGTTTTTGTAAAGTTTTCAAATGTGTTATCCACTAAGTCAGAAGTGCAATAGAAGTTACCAAAATATAAAGAGGAGTGTAGTAACTGTTTTTGTCTActataaataaagattaaaggTATTATTAGAAGGGACAACAAAATCTGACAAACTAAACTCACATACCTGGTCAAGTGGTTAACGAAAGGATAACTTCATGTTCGTAAGTGCGTTTGCCTCACATGAATTGTCTAagtatagctttttttttttttttttttttttttttggtaatttaactTAGTAGTTTGTGTGATTTGAGTCTTTCTTATTTGTCTGAACTTGAATTGTGAATTAAGATAACTACATATTGTGATTACATTGCTTGTTCCCTTATTTTTCTTAGTTGAATATTTTGTACTTTTGCAAGTCCTATTTGTTTAGGCAATGGCAGAGCCCATCAATTTGGTGGGAAGTCTTGTCTTGCAAGTAGTTCTTTTCAAGATCCATTTCTCAAAATCCCAAACTCAAATCACGATCTCAAACAGagcaaaaatccaaacccaagaATCACGATTTCGGCACTAGAGCGCCATGGGTTTGACGATCTCGACATCGGAGGATATTTTctgttgtgggtttgtgttttcagTTCTTCCTTCTTCATCTAAACCCATTTCTCAAAATCTCAAACCCATTTCTCAAAATCCCAAACCTAAATCACAATCTCAATCAGAGCAAAAACTGTTTTTTGTGGGTTCGTGTTTTCTAGGCAAAAACTATTGGTTCATGTTTTCTGGGCAAAAAGTTCTAGAGGGAActtgagtcttagagactcgagttccatgtggaTTTTCTTAATCCACCTCAGCCGCGCACCTCATGGAAATCGAGTATTTGAGACTCGATTTGCTAAAGTGAAATTGAGTCTAACAGACTCGAGTTGTTActttcctaaatagtttggaaacgttgctaactaacaaaattgtttggcttttatagttattaaaaaaaaaaaaaaaaaacccatttgaCTCGATTATAGCTTATATAGCTTATAGTCAGTGGTGGCTCCACATGCAAACCAAGATGGTCACAAGATTACCttgacttgtaaaaaaaaaggtatatatacacttcctaaatatatatatatatatatatatatactaaactAACTTATTGTGATCactctaataaaaatgttgaacaccTTGACTTGgaaattgcaaaaatttgggtttaacaaaaataagagtattGCTATGATTATAATTTGGGCCTAAtactaatatataatttttttaccgACCAATAAACAGCTTTTTGCATATggtaaaaatgttgtgtaagTATCATTACTCCAAAATCAATTCTACCCCCCAAACATGATccttaatccttttttttaaaggcttaaataagaacaataaatattagcccaaataacaataaatataaatcaaacaaaaataagacaagaccaaacaacaacaagtgaacaaattattcaacaaaaaacctattataaaacaaaaagataaaaattgctaatcattcaaatttgtaactcATTCAAcctattcaacaaaaataatatctaatttcatttttcctttaaaaatgataacaagaaaaatattgtagctGTAAGTTTTCCTTGATGGTGATGACAGTTATATTCTTTTTGGCTTTGCAGTCGCAACAATTTTGCTCTCCTTAGCGACTTGACTCGCAGTTACAGTAAATATTTAAGTTATTACTttcttaaattttgtataatttaaattttatagtgacaaccttaaaaaaaataaataaataaataaaaattcctaGAACCACCATTACTTAAGTAGAGCTGGCTTTGCAGAGGGGTGGTGCTGGCgaattttgcttcttcttcaaagCTGCTGGTTGTACAGAATGAATGAACTTTTGTGTTGGGGCCAAGAAATTAAGTCAGAAACTTGAGTGATTTAAACGATAAGTCCAAGAAATTAAGTTAAGACACGTGGAAATTAACGCatcaattttgtttattatatcgGCAATCACAATAATTGTTGATTAAGTATTATTATACTTTTGGGTCCATATATATACAAGTACGATTAAGTCAGTAGaagatcttctcaaaaaaaaaagtcagtaGAAGATCTTTGGGTATTTCGAATTAAAATGACAACCCAAATTTCGTTTCAGCTTGCTTGTTTGTTTGAGCGTGAAGTCAAGGATTTTGACagaaaaatagaagagaagGTCATTTCTAGCTTTTCCCATACGCGCAGAACAGGGAAAGATTCTGCACATGCCCCGGCAAGATTAGAGAAGGAAATAGATGGATCAACGTTAACGTTGGGCTAGAAACTATACCACGAATATTAGAACGTATAAAGCAATCAAATCtacctttattatttttttaaagctgaTGGATCtatagtgtaaggttgaatttattcaaccatctaattggctttattccgtaccaaatttgcttgtaattcagcaattagtaaccctgtatttaggtgggtttgatgtaagggtagtgagtgagatagagtgaagattgctcaagagtgtgcaagaaaacagagactcgcggcttggcctcgcgggtgactcgcggctgcaagccgccagacgcagcacacgtgccaagcatgctggaaggtgaacagtcatgcaagctggagcactacagaacaactggccatacggttatctcgcgactggatctcgcgacttagtcaagctgCGAGGTCAAACCacgagccacccctattttgtaaaacctgacgtttcacattcctttcccactctagtataaataccccttttacccacaattgtaaaagagcttccagagagaattttgagaaagaaaccctaaagaaaaacaagattgattcacccacaatctatacattagagtctcttcaaattcctcaactctcttcctctccattgtcaaatccttgagaggcattataccaaacctgattctcaccattatcattactgtgagagagttatttggatttctgggaagcagttaggaaggaaccaatcttcattggttgatgctacggtctagtagcggaatctgggaagttagaaaagaaaaaggttcggtgcaacctcgttggagcaagaagcttggagggtttaggtgcactgggtagattaggcttggagggtctattgctgtccatgtatcccaactg contains these protein-coding regions:
- the LOC126717883 gene encoding pentatricopeptide repeat-containing protein At4g19191, mitochondrial-like, encoding MVKHPVTPFLNQFLNFSTISQWNSSIREAVNHGYAHKALTLFCQMKQNGVEPNNWTFPFLAKACTKVSNFKCSQIIHSHVMKSPFWSDVFVQTAMVDMYVKCNQLDDAYNLFVRMSMRDVASWNAILHGFAQSGFLDRVSHLLHDMRFSGIQPDSVTVMGLTRAVLHTKSLKLVKSLHSFAIQIGIDVDVLLANTWIAAYAKCGDLGLAEVVFNEIDIVTRTVVSWNSMIAGCANFANFFGAVNYYKCMLHEGFRPDLSTIVSLLSSCVQPEALFQGMLIHSHGIKLGCDLYICVVNTLVSMYSKCGDVDSARFLFDSMSDRTCVSWTVMISGYAEKGDMNEALTLFTAMEAAGDIPDLVTMLSLISGCGQIGALELGKWIDNYSISNGLKDNLIICNAFIDMYAKCGCINDARDLFYAIPMRSLVSWTTMIAGCALNGEFTEALNLFSQMVELGLKPNHITFLAALQACSHGGLLEKGWEYFGMMTRKYNISPGVDHYSCMVDLLGRRGKLKEALEFIHLMPINPDAGIWGALLGACKVHCNVEIGEYVSHRLFELEPQVAVPYAEMANIYASKGRWDGVAAIRTMMKSNKVRKSPGQSLVQVKGKTHIFTVEHRDHPEGRLIYMMLDSLNLHLKKARLQLSSEADMNCSEATLFSS